One Gossypium hirsutum isolate 1008001.06 chromosome A11, Gossypium_hirsutum_v2.1, whole genome shotgun sequence genomic window carries:
- the LOC107952314 gene encoding uncharacterized protein: MSTRGTSGRGTRGRSRGRGSARAGSSASGYMPAREAPASPVTELGSHDRATGDDALSQAMPRVFKRVAGASIGSVGWGSISERLRSNGVEIFRGVSGVAPNVAEYWLEATERVMDDFDCTSEQKLEGAVSLLPFSGKYVDASYVDARRKEFLSFTQGNKTVAEYDAEFLWLSQYACGIVATEYERCVQFEDGLRDELRVLIAPQKERDFAALV, encoded by the exons ATGAGCACAAGAGGTACAAgcggaaggggtacaagaggccgcagTAGAGGCCGAGGAAGTGCTAGAGCTGGGTCTTCAGCATCGGGCTACATGCCAGCTAGGGAGGCACCAGCCTCACCAGTAACTGAGTTAGGGTCTCATGATCGAGCAACTGGGGATGATGCTTTATCTCAAGCAATGCCACGAGTTTTTaaaagggttgctggggcaagtatTGGATCTGTAGGCTGGGGGTCAATTTCGGAGCGACTTCGATCTAATGGAGTGGAAATCTTCAGGGGTGTTTCTGGTGTAGCCcctaatgtggcagaatattggttagaggctacCGAGCGAGTAATGGATGACTTTGACTGTACTTCAGAGCAAAAATTAGAAGGGGCAGTGTCTTTACTGC CCTTTTCAGGGAAGTATGTGGACGCAAGTTATGTAGACGCCCGAAGGAAGGAATTTTTGAGTTTTACTCAGGGGAATAAAACCGTGGCGGAGTACGATGCAGAGTTTTTGTGGTTGAGTCAGTATGCATGTGGGATAGTCGCAACTGAATATGAACGTTGTGTGcagtttgaggatggcctccggGACGAGTTACGTGTACTGATAGCCCCACAAAAGGAGCGAGACTTTGCCGCCCTtgtgtaa